GTGAGGCAGCGCCGACCGGTCCGCGAGGGCCCGGCCCAACGGTCCACACCGACGTGCAGTTGACGTGATGGGGTGGACGGACCACTCTGAGACGATCGTCCCACTTGCCCAGAAGGGGTGCTTATCAGTATCGAACCAGCCGACACACCGCTCACGCCTCCCGTGGAGTCACGCCGCACCCGCGTCTTCATCCTCGACGACCACGAGCTCGTCCGACGCGGCCTGAAGGACCTCTTCGAGGCCGAGGACGACTTCGAGGTCGTGGGGGAGTCCGGCTCGGCCAAGGACGCACAGGCGCGGATCCCGGCTCTGCGGCCCGACGTCGCGATCCTCGACGGGCGGCTGCCGGACGGCACGGGCGTCGAGGTGTGCCGTGCGGTCCGCTCGGTCGACCCCTCGATCCGAGCCATCATCCTGACGTCGTACGACGACGACGAGGCGCTCTTCGCGGCGATCATGGCCGGTGCCGCGGGCTACCTGCTCAAGCAGATCATCGGCGTCGACTTCCTCGAGGCCATCCGTCAGGTCGCCGACGGGCAGTCGCTGCTCGACCCGGCCGTCACCCAGCGAGTCCTGGACCGGCTGCGCAACGGTGGCGCGCACGAGCCCGAGGAGCTGCGCCAGCTCACGCCGCAGGAGCGGCACGTCCTCGACCTCATCGCCGAGGGCCTCACCAACCGTCAGATCGGCGAGAAGCTCTTCCTGGCCGAGAAGACGGTCAAGAACTACGTCACGAGCGTGCTGGCCAAGCTCGGCATGCAGCGCCGCACCCAGGCCGCGGTCTTCGTCTCCAAGCTGCTCGAGCAGCCCCGCTGAGACGGCCCCCGACGAGAGAAAGAACGAGCCCCAGGCCGTCCGGCGTGCCGGATGACCTGGGGCTCTTCTCGGGGTGAATGACGGGACTTGAACCCGCGACATCCGCGACCACAACGCGGCGCTCTACCAGCTGAGCTACATCCACCATGTCGGCTCGGTCGCGGGGAGGCCCCACGAGCGGCAACGGCGAGAAGTGTACCTGCTCTCAGGCAGGCCCCGGACCGGGGCCGTCCTGCGGCTCCGGTGCCGGCCGGTGGTCCTCCGGTTGGAGGGCGTCCGGCTCGGCGGGCGCCGGGGGCGCCTCGTCGCCGGTCAGCCCGGTGAGGGTGCCGCCGTGGCGGGCGGCCAGCTCGCGGGCCTCGACCGAGGACGGGCCGGGCGGCGGCACGAAGACCGCCTCGCGGTAGTAACGCAGCTCCTCGATGCTCTCCTGGATGTCGGCCAGGGCGCGGTGGTTGCCGCGCTTGGTCGGGGAGTTGAAGTAGGTGCGCGGGTACCACCGCCGTGACAGCTCCTTGATGGAGGAGACGTCGACGATGCGGTAGTGCAGGAACGCGTCGAGCTCGGCCATGTCCCGGGCGATGAAGAGCCGGTCGGTGCCGACCGTGTTGCCGGCCAGGGGCGGGCGCGAGCCGTCGGGACAGTGCTCGCGGACGTAGGCGAGCACCTGCTCCTCCGCCTCGGCGAGGGTGATGCCGGCCTCGAGCTCCTCCAGCAGGCCCGACGAGGTGTGCATGTCGCGCACGAACGGCACCATCTGCTCCAGGGCCGCGGCGGGCGGCTTGATGACGAGGTCGACCCCCTCGCCGAGCACGTTGAGCTCGAAGTCGGTGACGAGCGCCGCCACCTCGACGAGGGCGTCGGACTCCACCAGGAGCCCCGTCATCTCACAGTCGATCCACACCAGCCGGTCAGTCACGCTGCGACCCTACTCACCGGGTGCGCGGTCGGGGCCCATACGGGTGCGACGCCCGGCCCGGCCCCGGTGAGAGACTCGGCCGCATGAGCGAGCACCCGTCCCGTCACGCCGCCTTCGTCGCCGGTCTGCCCAAGGCCGAGCTGCACGTCCACCACGTCGGGTCGGCCTCGCCCCGCATCGTGGCCGAGCTGGCCGAGCGCCACCCCGGCACGGTGCCGTCGGACCTCGACGCCCTGCGGGAGTTCTACACCTTCCGCGACTTCGCCCACTTCGTCGAGGTCTACCTCGCCGTGGTCGACCTGGTCCGGACGCCCGAGGACGTGCGGATGCTGACCTACGAGATCGCCGCGGACATGGCCGGGCAGAACATCCGCTACGCCGAGCTCACCTGCACGCCGTACACCAACGTGAAGGCGGGGGTGCCGATCCAGGCGTTCGTCGAGGCGATCGAGGACGCGCGCACGGCCGCCGAGCGCGACCACGGCGTCGTCCTGCGCTGGGTGTACGACGTGCCGGGCGAGTTCGGCGTGGAGGCGGCCGCGGAGACCGTGACCTACCTCGACAAGAGCCCTTCGACGCTCGTCGGCTTCGGGCTCGGCGGGCCGGAGATCGGCGTACCGCGCCCGCAGTTCCAGCCCTTCTTCGACGCCGCCCGCGCTGCGGGGCTGCACTCCGTCCCGCACGCGGGGGAGACCACCGGCCCGCAGACGGTCTGGGACGCGATCCGGCTGCTCGGGGCCGAGCGGATCGGGCACGGCACCTCGTCGGTGCAGGACCCGGACCTGCTGGCCCACCTGGCCGCGACCGGCATCCCGCTGGAGGTGTGCCCGACCTCGAACCTCGCCACCCGGGCGGTGGCGTCGTACGAGGAGCACCCGGTCCGGGCCATGGTCGAGGCCGGGGTCACGATCACGATCGGCAGCGACGACCCGCCGATGTTCGGCACGTGGCTGACCAAGGAGTACGAGATCGCGGCGGAGCTGCTCGACCTCGACGAGGCGGGCGTGGCCGACCTGGCCCGCTCCGGGGTGCGCTGCTCCTTCGCCGACGACGCCACGAAGGCCCGTCTGCTGGCCGAGATCGACGCCTACGCCGACGCGCCCCGCTCGTCCCGCTAGCCCCGCTAGCCCCGCTCGTCGTCGCGTCGCGCCGCCACGGCGGCCAGCAGGCCGGCGCGCAGGGCGTCCCAGGTCTCCGGCCCGACCCGCTCGCGCCACTCCTGCTCGACCTCGTCGATCAGCCGCTCGCTGGCCGCGACCGCGGCACGTCCGTCCGGAGTGAGACGCAGGATGCGGACCCGGCGGTCGGTCGGGTCGCGCAGGGACTCGAGCAGGCCGCGCTCCTCCAGGGCGTTGGCGAACTCGCCCAGCGCCTGCTTGGTCATGCCCACCCGCTCGGCGAGGTCGGTGACACGCATCCCGTCGGGCGGGGTGAGGCTCAGCAGACGGATCTGCGAGGACCGCAGCCCCCGTCCGGAGGCCGGCATGCCCGGGGTCCCGGGCTGGCTCGTCCGGGCGTGCATGTCGCGGCGCAGCCCGTCCATGACCTGCCCGAGGAGGCTCAGGGCGTGGTCGGGGAAGTCGTCCTTGACCCCACTCATAAGGCAACCTTACTATCGCCGAGGTAGGAAGGTTACCTGACTGACGGAGGTGACGGGGTGACGGAGACGACGCACGCGGGCGGGCGGGCCCGCTCCTCGCTGCCGCCGGTGCCCGAGATGACCGTCGAGGCGCTGCTCGGCCTCGCGGGCGTGGAGGACCCCGGCGCGGTGGACGGGCGGCTCGACGCGTTGGTGCGCCGGGCGGGAGGCGGCGTCCACCGCTCCGGCTCGGCGGAGGTCTCCGTGGTCTCGCACTCGCTCGGGGCGCCGGCGACGCACGGCGTCTACCGCGTGACCGGGCGGACCGAGGGTGGTGGGGCCTGGTCGATGTTCTGCAAGGTGATCCAGCACCCGCGCCACTGGGAGGGGCTGGCCCAGATGCCCCCGGACCTGGCCCGGGAGTTCGCCGACACCTTCCCCTGGCGCACTGAGCTCGAGCTGTGGGACCCCCGCGTGCAGGCGTCGTTGCCCGACAGCCTGCGCAGCCCGGCGCTGCACGAGCTGATCGAGCTCGAGGAGGACCGCATCGCGGTGTGGCAGGAGGACGTCGCGCTGGTGCCGGGGGACATCGGCGCGGTGTTCGACCTCGACCGCTACGACCGGGCGGCGTACCTGCTCGGCCGCTGGAACGCTCGCTCGACCACGCCGGAGGTGCTCGGTGTCACGGACCTGCCCGTCGGCATGGCGCTGCGGATGTACGCCGAGAAGGCCGTCCCCATGCGCGGACTCGCGCCGCTCACCGACGACGCGCTGTGGGCACACCCGTGGCTGGCCGACCACGGGTACCTGCGCGCCACCCTGGGGCGGCTGGGGGAGCGGATCGCCGACGACCTCGTCCGGCTCGACGCAATGGTGCAGTGCCTGCCGCACGGCGACGCCAGCCCGCAGAACCTGCTGCTGCCGGCGGCCGGGGACCCGGCCGAGCTGGTGGTCATCGACCTGTCCTTCCGCACGCCGCACGCCCTGGGATTCGACCTGTCCCAGCTGCTCGTCGGGCTGACGCAGGCGGGGGAGGTGCCTGCCGCCCAGCTGCCCGAGATCGCCCGACGCATCCTGGCGGCGTACCTCCGGGGGCTGCACGACGAGGGCGTCGCCGACCAGGACGCGGCCGTCCACGACTCCTTCGTGACCGTCTCGCTGCTGCGCAGCGGCTTCGACTCGCTGCTCTACGAGCTGCTGGGCTCCGAGGACCCCGGCGCGCGGCACGCCTTCGACGAGCGGATCGCGCTCACCCGCTTCCTCGTGGAGCAGTACGTCGCGCTCCACGGCTGAGGCGTGACAGAACCGAGGGACAAGCACCGCCGGACCCCTCGCGAGGGTGCTCTTGCCTCGGTTCTGTGAGGCGGGGCCGGCGCGCATGATGGGGCGATGGACGTGCTGCGCTCGATCTCGCTGTTCCTGCTCGCCGCCGTCGCGGAGATCGGGGGTGCCTGGCTGGTCTGGCAGGGCGTGCGCGAGAACCGCGGCTGGCTCTGGATCGGGCTCGGGGTGGTCGCACTCGGGCTCTACGGCTTCGTGGCCACGCTGCAGCCGGACGCCAACTTCGGACGCATCCTCGCCGCGTACGGCGGGGTGTTCGTCGCCGGCTCACTGGCGTGGGGGATGGTGCTCGACGGCTTCCGCCCCGACCGGTACGACGTCGTCGGCGCGGTGCTCTGCCTCGTCGGCGTGGCCGTGATCATGTACTCCCCGCGGACGTCGTGAGGGCTCGTCACAGCCTCCCCCGCCCTGCCGGCGCGGCAGAACCGAGAGACAAGCACCCTGGGACCGGCCGGGAGGGTGCTTTTCTCTCGGTTCTGTGAGGCGGGGAAGGTGGGGTCAGTGCAGGGACGCGTCGGGCGCCCCGGTGCGCCAGGCGAGGAACCGGACCTGCAGCCCCGCCCGGGTCGGCGCCGCGCAGAACGGACCGGCCGTGGCCGCGGCCTCGGGATCGAGCGGCAGCACCCGCACGAGGCGGAACGCCTCCCCCTCGGCACGGGCCCGGACCGTCACGGCGTCACCGGCCCGGCTGAGGCGGACCGTGACCGTGCGCCCGCGCCAGTCGGGCACCGGCGCCACCGACCAGTCGGAGCGCCCCCGGGTCACGACCGCGCCGAGCTGGGCCACGCCGTCGGAGACCTCCACCCCGGCCTTGACCCAGTGGTCCTCGGCGGCGTGCAGGAACACGCCTGCCTGGTCGAACTGCTCGGCGTAGTCGAGGACGACGTCGACCTCTACGGCCGCGTCGTTCGGCAGCGGTGCCAGCAGCGCGTGCTCGCTGTCGTGCACGAAGCCGTAGCTGGTGTGGCGCCAGGCGTCGCTGCCCTCCCGGGCCGTGACGAGCAGCGACGTACCGTCCTCGACCACCTGCACGGGCGGGTGGGACCAGTGTCCCTCGGACCACGGCACGTCACGGCTGCTCATCGCAGCATCCTGGCTGCTCGTGCGTGCCGTGACCAGACGTCGGGCCCCGGCCGGCCGGCTCCCGCAGATGCGTGGGAAAAGCACCTGGTCGGGGGCCCAGGTGGGTGCTTTTCCCACGCATCTGGGTGAGGTGGAGGGCGCCCCCGACAGGATTCGAACCTGTGACCGGCGGATTAGAAGGCCGCTGCTCTATCCAGCTGAGCTACGAGGGCAGGTGGCGGGATCGCGGACGTCGCCGCGGACCCGCGCGTCAGGATAGCCGCCCGGCCGGGCGCCCGATTGCCCGCTTCGGGACCTGCCCCCTTAGGGTCGATGGTCGGACCGGACGCCGTGGGGCGCCGGCCAACGAGAGCAGGGAGTGGTGGAGATGCGTCGCACCCCAGGAGCGATCGCGCTGACGGCGCTGGTCCTCGTCCTGGCCGGGTGCTCGGACTCGGGCGAGCCGGAGACCGAGGAGACGCCCGCCGCGAGCGCGTCGGAGACCGCGTCCGACAGCGCATCGAGCAGCCCCTCCGACGACGCGAGCGAGGAGCTGCCCGAGACCTCCGGCTCGGGCGTCCCGTCAGACGTCGAGGAGGGCGTGCTGGCCCGGCTGGCCGCCGCGGACGACCTGTTCGGCACCGCCCCGGAGACGGACCCGCAGGTGCTCGGCCTGGAGGAGTTCAACGCCGGGGCGCCCCCGGAGCAGCTCGCCGCCCTCGAGGAGCGCGGCTTCGTCGCCGGTGCCTTCGAGCAGCTGAAGGCGCCGAGGACCGCCGACGCGGTCCGCGTCGTGATCGGCTTCGAGACCCCCGCGGGGGCCAAGGCCGACGTGCAGTCCGGCATCGAGGACCAGCCCGGTGAGGGCGAGGTCGAGAAGTTCCCGGTGCCCGGCGTGCCCGGCGCGGAGGGCTTCGACGTCTTCGGCCAGCAGGGCCTCATCGGGCGCAACGTCGCCTTCAACGTGGGGGAGTACCAGTACATCCTCGGCGTCGCCACCCAGCAGCCGGCCAGCAAGCCGCAGGTCAGCCAGGGCGAGCTCGCCGGTGTGGCCCAGGAGTGGTACGCCGCGGTCCGCGGGCTCGACTGACGGTCAGGCCCGTCAGGCGCGCAGCCGCGCCACACCCTCGCGGAGGACCTCCGGGTCGGCGTGCAGCGAGCTGGACGGGTCCGCGTCTGGCCAGTAGACGGCCAGCTCGGTGAAGCCGATCTGCGTGGCCCGGCCGACTGCGTCGACGTACGCCTCGACCGAGGCGAGCGGGCGGAGATGGCCGAAGCCGACCAGCAGCGACATCCGGACGGTCGCGGGGTCGCGGTCGTGGGTCTCGCACGCCGCGACGAGCCGGTCCCGCTGCCGGGTCACCTCGGCCCAGTAGTCGTCGCCGGTCAGGTCGCGCGACTGCGGCCCGCCGTACGTCGACCAGCCGTCGGCCTTGCGCGCCACGAGGTCGAGGCCGCGGGGACCGTGGGCGGCCAGCATGAGGTGGGGCGGACGGCGTCCGGGAGGGAGCGGCAACGTCTCGATCCCGGTGAACGACAGCTCGCGGCCCTGCCACTCCGTGTCGCCGCGCCACACCGCCTCGAGGCCGTCGACGGTGTCGTGGAAGAGCCGGCTCAGCTCGCCGAACTCCGGCACCCGGCCGGTGTCGGCACCGCCCTCGGTCGGCACGCCGGCCCCGAAGCCCAGCACCATCCGGCCGTCGCTGACGTCGTCGACGGTCGCGGCCAGCCGGGCCAGCGCCACCGGGCGCCGCAGCGCGGCCGAGGCCACGAGCACCCCGACGTCCACCCGCGAGGTCGAGGCCGCGGCGGCGGCCACGGTCGCCCAGCCCTCGGCGAGCCAGCGGCCCGGCACCGTGCGGTGGGTCAGGTGGTCCCAGGTGTAGCCGACGTCGAGGCCCCAGTCGTCGAGCGAGCGCCACGCCTCCCGGGACTCGGACCAGGGGCGTGACGGCGGGATCACGACGCCCAGCCGCGGCGCAGGCGACGGCTCAGCCACCCAGGCCCGCCATCCACTCCTCCACGGCGTCGGGCTCGCGGGGCAGCGCGGCCGACAGGTTCCGGTGGCCGTCGGCGGTCACGAGGATGTCGTCCTCGATGCGGATGCCGATGCCGCGCATCTCCTCGGGCACCAGCAGGTCGTCCTCCTGGAAGTACAGACCCGGCTCCACGGTCAGCACCATGCCCTCGGCGAGCGTGCCCGCCGTGTAGGCCTCGGGGCGCGAGCCCGCGCAGTCGTGGACGTCGAGGCCGAGCATGTGGCTCGTCGAGTGCAGCGTCCAGCGCTTGTAGACCAGGCTGTCGGGGGCCAGCGCCTCCTCGGCGGGGACCGGCAGCAGGCCGAGGTCCTCCAGGCCGTGGGCCAGCACCCGCATGGCGGCGTCGTGCGGGTCGAGGTACGCCGCACCGGGCCGGACCGCGTCGATGCCGGCCTGCTGGGCGGTCAGCACCAGC
This DNA window, taken from Nocardioides sp. HDW12B, encodes the following:
- a CDS encoding LLM class flavin-dependent oxidoreductase; the protein is MAEPSPAPRLGVVIPPSRPWSESREAWRSLDDWGLDVGYTWDHLTHRTVPGRWLAEGWATVAAAAASTSRVDVGVLVASAALRRPVALARLAATVDDVSDGRMVLGFGAGVPTEGGADTGRVPEFGELSRLFHDTVDGLEAVWRGDTEWQGRELSFTGIETLPLPPGRRPPHLMLAAHGPRGLDLVARKADGWSTYGGPQSRDLTGDDYWAEVTRQRDRLVAACETHDRDPATVRMSLLVGFGHLRPLASVEAYVDAVGRATQIGFTELAVYWPDADPSSSLHADPEVLREGVARLRA
- a CDS encoding DUF1349 domain-containing protein, with amino-acid sequence MSSRDVPWSEGHWSHPPVQVVEDGTSLLVTAREGSDAWRHTSYGFVHDSEHALLAPLPNDAAVEVDVVLDYAEQFDQAGVFLHAAEDHWVKAGVEVSDGVAQLGAVVTRGRSDWSVAPVPDWRGRTVTVRLSRAGDAVTVRARAEGEAFRLVRVLPLDPEAAATAGPFCAAPTRAGLQVRFLAWRTGAPDASLH
- a CDS encoding MarR family transcriptional regulator; this encodes MSGVKDDFPDHALSLLGQVMDGLRRDMHARTSQPGTPGMPASGRGLRSSQIRLLSLTPPDGMRVTDLAERVGMTKQALGEFANALEERGLLESLRDPTDRRVRILRLTPDGRAAVAASERLIDEVEQEWRERVGPETWDALRAGLLAAVAARRDDERG
- a CDS encoding response regulator transcription factor; this encodes MESRRTRVFILDDHELVRRGLKDLFEAEDDFEVVGESGSAKDAQARIPALRPDVAILDGRLPDGTGVEVCRAVRSVDPSIRAIILTSYDDDEALFAAIMAGAAGYLLKQIIGVDFLEAIRQVADGQSLLDPAVTQRVLDRLRNGGAHEPEELRQLTPQERHVLDLIAEGLTNRQIGEKLFLAEKTVKNYVTSVLAKLGMQRRTQAAVFVSKLLEQPR
- the orn gene encoding oligoribonuclease; protein product: MTDRLVWIDCEMTGLLVESDALVEVAALVTDFELNVLGEGVDLVIKPPAAALEQMVPFVRDMHTSSGLLEELEAGITLAEAEEQVLAYVREHCPDGSRPPLAGNTVGTDRLFIARDMAELDAFLHYRIVDVSSIKELSRRWYPRTYFNSPTKRGNHRALADIQESIEELRYYREAVFVPPPGPSSVEARELAARHGGTLTGLTGDEAPPAPAEPDALQPEDHRPAPEPQDGPGPGPA
- a CDS encoding YnfA family protein, which codes for MDVLRSISLFLLAAVAEIGGAWLVWQGVRENRGWLWIGLGVVALGLYGFVATLQPDANFGRILAAYGGVFVAGSLAWGMVLDGFRPDRYDVVGAVLCLVGVAVIMYSPRTS
- a CDS encoding adenosine deaminase, yielding MSEHPSRHAAFVAGLPKAELHVHHVGSASPRIVAELAERHPGTVPSDLDALREFYTFRDFAHFVEVYLAVVDLVRTPEDVRMLTYEIAADMAGQNIRYAELTCTPYTNVKAGVPIQAFVEAIEDARTAAERDHGVVLRWVYDVPGEFGVEAAAETVTYLDKSPSTLVGFGLGGPEIGVPRPQFQPFFDAARAAGLHSVPHAGETTGPQTVWDAIRLLGAERIGHGTSSVQDPDLLAHLAATGIPLEVCPTSNLATRAVASYEEHPVRAMVEAGVTITIGSDDPPMFGTWLTKEYEIAAELLDLDEAGVADLARSGVRCSFADDATKARLLAEIDAYADAPRSSR